Proteins from one Telopea speciosissima isolate NSW1024214 ecotype Mountain lineage chromosome 1, Tspe_v1, whole genome shotgun sequence genomic window:
- the LOC122672024 gene encoding probable methyltransferase PMT15, with protein sequence MAGPYHPYFSASSKPFFFPYWKKSNLLGLALVTLLCSLAYLLGIWQHSGGVPSISRLVNSVPCNDIQSKTFTPSLDFTTHHAADDSPTTMVTKHYPPCDIKYSDYTPCEDTKRSLEFDRDKLIYRERHCPKRGELLKCRVPAPFGYKYPFKWPMSRDYVWYANVPHKELTVEKAVQNWIRFDGDRFKFPGGGTMFPNGADAYIDDIGELINLKDGSIRTAVDTGCGVASWGAYLLSRNILTMSFAPRDTHEAQVQFALERGVPALIGVMASIRLPYPSRAFDMAHCSRCLIPWGQYDGLYLIEVDRVLRPGGYWILSGPPINWQKHWKGWERTKEDLNAEQSQIEAVAKSLCWNKLVQKGDIAIWQKPTSHIHCKKNRKVAGKPQFCKTSQNPDKAWYTKLETCITPLPEVSDISEVAGGQLAKWPQRLNAIPPRISSGSVTGITAEMFRKDTELWNRRVGYYKAINNQLGQKGSCRNLLDMNAYLGGFAAALSVADDPVWVMNIVPTEAKIDTLGIIYERGMIGTYQSWCEAMSTYPRTYDLIHADSIFSLYENRCETEDIILEMDRILRPEGSVIIRDDVDVLVKVKTVIDGMNWDSQIVDHEDGPHVREKLLFAMKLYWTAPQSSSDQDPNTAS encoded by the exons ATGGCGGGTCCTTACCACCCTTATTTTTCTGCTTCATCAaaacctttcttcttcccatactgGAAGAAATCCAATCTATTAGGCTTGGCCTTAGTCACCCTTCTCTGTTCCCTTGCATACCTTCTCGGCATCTGGCAACACAGTGGTGGAGTCCCTTCCATCTCTCGTCTGGTCAATTCGGTTCCTTGCAATGACATTCAGAGCAAAACCTTCACTCCTAGTTTAGATTTCACGACCCATCATGCCGCCGATGACTCTCCGACGACGATGGTTACGAAACATTACCCACCTTGCGATATCAAGTACAGCGACTACACACCATGTGAAGACACCAAGCGATCCTTGGAGTTCGATAGAGATAAATTGATTTACAGGGAGAGACACTGCCCGAAAAGAGGAGAATTGCTCAAGTGTCGCGTGCCAGCGCCGTTTGGGTACAAATACCCATTTAAATGGCCGATGAGTCGGGATTATGTGTGGTATGCGAATGTGCCGCATAAGGAGTTGACGGTGGAGAAAGCTGTTCAGAACTGGATTCGATTCGATGGAGATCGATTCAAGTTCCCCGGTGGTGGTACCATGTTCCCTAACGGCGCTGATGCTTATATCGATGATATCGGCGAATTGATTAATCTTAAGGATGGATCCATTAGAACCGCCGTTGATACTGGTTGTGGG GTCGCAAGCTGGGGAGCTTACCTTCTATCACGTAACATCTTAACAATGTCGTTCGCCCCAAGAGATACCCATGAAGCTCAGGTACAATTCGCACTCGAGCGAGGTGTTCCAGCGTTGATCGGAGTAATGGCTTCCATTAGACTTCCTTACCCATCCCGGGCATTCGACATGGCTCACTGCTCTCGTTGTCTCATCCCCTGGGGTCAATAtg ATGGGCTATACCTGATTGAAGTGGATAGAGTTCTCCGCCCTGGTGGTTACTGGATTCTGTCAGGGCCACCAATCAACTGGCAAAAACACTGGAAAGGCTGGGAAAGAACAAAAGAGGACCTTAATGCAGAGCAATCTCAGATCGAAGCAGTAGCCAAGAGCCTTTGTTGGAACAAACTTGTCCAGAAGGGCGACATTGCTATCTGGCAGAAACCCACTAGCCACATCCATTGTAAAAAGAATCGCAAGGTCGCCGGAAAGCCCCAATTCTGCAAGACATCACAAAACCCCGACAAGGCTTG GTACACCAAATTGGAGACTTGCATAACCCCTTTACCAGAAGTTTCTGACATTAGCGAAGTCGCCGGAGGTCAGCTTGCTAAATGGCCACAGAGATTGAATGCAATTCCTCCGAGGATTAGCAGCGGAAGTGTGACCGGAATCACAGCAGAGATGTTCAGAAAAGATACAGAGCTGTGGAACAGAAGGGTTGGATATTACAAAGCTATTAACAATCAGCTTGGGCAGAAAGGAAGTTGCCGTAACTTGTTGGATATGAATGCTTACTTAGGAGGGTTTGCAGCTGCACTTTCTGTTGCTGACGATCCAGTGTGGGTCATGAATATCGTCCCTACAGAGGCAAAAATCGACACGCTTGGAATCATCTACGAACGTGGAATGATCGGAACGTATCAAAGCTG GTGCGAAGCCATGTCTACTTACCCAAGAACATACGATCTCATTCACGCTGATTCGATCTTTAGTCTATACGAGAACAg ATGTGAAACAGAAGATATTATTTTGGAGATGGATAGAATACTTAGACCTGAAGGCTCTGTAATCATCAGAGATGATGtagatgttttagtgaaggtgaAGACTGTTATCGATGGCATGAATTGGGATAGTCAAATAGTTGACCATGAAGATGGGCCCCATGTAAGGGAGAAGCTTCTATTTGCAATGAAGTTATATTGGACAGCTCCTCAGTCTAGTTCAGATCAAGACCCTAATACAGCTTCTTag